In the genome of Staphylococcus durrellii, one region contains:
- a CDS encoding P-loop NTPase family protein: protein MIVSPRNLAITLIQQITLYAIQHCLYGIIEGKLNKDKYNHMLQSLIDLPEVTAHIYYFDLPFEETERRHNAKENTDIGEGKMKSWFVYHAII, encoded by the coding sequence GTGATCGTCTCTCCGCGTAATTTAGCGATAACTCTTATCCAACAAATCACACTATATGCTATACAACACTGTCTATATGGCATTATAGAAGGGAAATTAAACAAAGATAAATATAATCATATGCTACAATCATTAATTGATTTGCCTGAAGTAACTGCACATATTTATTATTTTGATTTACCTTTTGAAGAAACTGAACGTCGACATAACGCTAAAGAGAATACTGATATTGGAGAGGGAAAAATGAAATCTTGGTTTGTATACCATGCGATTATTTAA
- a CDS encoding M20 family metallopeptidase, with amino-acid sequence MFDWYQLASKKEDKMIQIRRYLHQYPELSFEETHTHEFIVNQLKQWSCDITEPVGRNGIVATFKGKGEAPTIALRADFDALPVKELTSHGFKSQNDGVMHACGHDGHTAILLAVAEIINDNLEYLAGNVVLIFQYGEEMMPGGSQEMIDDDCLNGVDKVYGHHLWSGYPTGTIYSREGAMMASPDEFSIKIQGKGGHGAKPHETIDPVVILAEFILSAQKIVSRTIDPVKQAVVSFGMIQAGSTDNVIPDVAYCKGTVRTFDTEIQQHVIDKLEKLLAGLAVANDIKYSLNYVRGYLPLHNNPKSYNTIKTAANALNFRFNDSELMMIGEDFSHYLKVRPGAFFLTGCGNLQKDITAAHHSPYFDIDESSMKYAASTFLKILELEEVIKK; translated from the coding sequence TTGTTTGATTGGTATCAACTTGCGTCTAAAAAAGAAGATAAAATGATTCAAATTCGTAGATATTTGCATCAATATCCAGAATTATCATTCGAGGAGACACATACACATGAATTTATCGTAAATCAATTAAAACAATGGTCATGTGATATAACTGAGCCTGTAGGGCGTAATGGTATCGTAGCTACCTTCAAAGGTAAAGGTGAAGCTCCAACCATCGCATTGCGTGCAGATTTTGATGCGCTTCCTGTTAAGGAGCTTACCAGCCACGGCTTCAAGTCGCAAAACGACGGTGTAATGCATGCCTGCGGTCATGACGGTCATACTGCTATTTTATTAGCAGTTGCCGAAATAATAAATGATAACCTTGAATATTTAGCAGGTAATGTCGTACTTATTTTCCAATATGGAGAAGAAATGATGCCTGGTGGTTCTCAAGAAATGATTGACGATGATTGTCTTAACGGGGTAGATAAAGTGTATGGACATCATTTATGGAGTGGTTATCCTACTGGCACCATTTATTCAAGAGAAGGCGCGATGATGGCTTCACCTGACGAATTTAGTATTAAAATACAGGGTAAAGGTGGTCATGGAGCTAAACCTCATGAAACTATTGATCCTGTAGTCATTTTGGCTGAATTTATTTTAAGCGCACAAAAAATTGTGTCACGTACGATAGATCCTGTAAAACAAGCTGTAGTAAGTTTTGGTATGATACAGGCAGGCAGTACAGATAATGTCATTCCAGATGTTGCATATTGCAAAGGCACTGTACGTACATTTGATACAGAAATACAGCAGCATGTTATAGATAAGTTGGAGAAGCTATTGGCAGGGTTAGCAGTAGCAAATGATATAAAGTATTCCTTAAATTACGTAAGAGGTTATTTACCATTACACAACAACCCTAAATCTTATAACACAATTAAGACTGCTGCCAATGCTTTAAACTTCAGATTCAATGATTCAGAACTTATGATGATAGGTGAAGACTTCTCACACTATTTAAAAGTCCGACCCGGCGCCTTCTTTTTAACAGGTTGTGGTAATCTACAAAAGGATATTACGGCTGCACACCATAGTCCTTATTTTGATATTGACGAATCATCAATGAAATATGCAGCAAGTACATTTTTAAAGATATTAGAATTAGAAGAAGTCATCAAAAAGTAG
- a CDS encoding glycine C-acetyltransferase codes for MVQSLTDFLSENINYLKDNGLYNEIDTIEGANGPEIKINGKNYINLSSNNYLGLATDEDLKEAAKNAIDTHGVGAGAVRSINGTLDLHDELEETLAKFKGTEAAIAYQSGFNCNMAAISAVMNKNDAILSDELNHASIIDGCRLSRAKIIRVNHSDMEDLRAKAKEAVESGQYNKVMYITDGVFSMDGDVAKLPEIVEIAEEFGLLTYVDDAHGSGVMGNGAGTVKHFGLQDKIDFQIGTLSKAIGVVGGYVAGTQSLIDWLKVQSRPFLFSTSLAPGDTKAITEAVKKLMSSTELHDKLWENGNYLKENLQKLGFDIGQSESPITPVIIGDEKKTQEFSNRLKEEGVYVKSIVFPTVPRGTGRVRNMPTAAHTKEMLDDAIAAFEKVGKELDII; via the coding sequence GTGGTACAATCACTTACTGACTTTTTATCAGAAAATATTAATTACTTGAAAGATAATGGACTTTATAACGAAATAGATACAATTGAAGGTGCCAATGGGCCTGAAATTAAAATTAACGGCAAAAATTATATTAACTTATCTTCAAATAACTATTTAGGACTAGCAACAGACGAAGATTTAAAAGAAGCAGCTAAAAATGCAATAGATACACATGGTGTAGGTGCAGGTGCTGTACGTTCAATTAACGGTACATTAGACTTACATGATGAATTAGAAGAAACATTAGCTAAATTTAAAGGCACAGAAGCAGCAATCGCTTATCAATCAGGATTTAATTGTAATATGGCAGCTATTTCTGCTGTAATGAACAAAAATGATGCGATTTTATCAGATGAATTAAACCACGCGTCTATTATTGATGGTTGTCGTTTATCACGTGCGAAAATTATTCGTGTAAACCATTCAGATATGGAGGATTTACGTGCGAAAGCAAAAGAAGCTGTAGAATCAGGCCAATATAACAAAGTAATGTATATTACTGATGGTGTATTTAGTATGGACGGTGACGTTGCAAAGCTACCTGAAATCGTAGAAATCGCTGAAGAATTTGGTCTACTAACATACGTAGATGATGCACATGGTTCAGGCGTTATGGGTAACGGTGCAGGCACTGTTAAACATTTTGGTTTACAAGATAAAATTGATTTCCAAATCGGTACTTTATCTAAAGCAATCGGTGTTGTAGGTGGCTACGTTGCTGGTACACAATCATTAATTGATTGGTTAAAAGTACAATCACGACCATTCTTATTCTCAACTTCATTAGCACCTGGAGACACTAAAGCAATCACTGAAGCTGTGAAAAAATTAATGTCTTCTACAGAATTACATGATAAATTATGGGAAAATGGTAATTATTTAAAAGAAAATTTACAAAAACTTGGTTTTGACATCGGTCAATCAGAATCGCCAATTACACCCGTTATTATTGGTGATGAGAAGAAGACGCAAGAATTTAGCAACCGTCTAAAAGAAGAAGGCGTATATGTTAAATCAATCGTCTTCCCTACAGTTCCAAGAGGTACTGGTAGAGTGAGAAATATGCCTACTGCTGCACATACAAAAGAAATGTTAGATGATGCAATTGCAGCATTTGAAAAAGTTGGTAAAGAATTAGACATTATTTAA
- the rpsL gene encoding 30S ribosomal protein S12, with protein sequence MPTINQLVRKPRQSKSKQSDSPALNRGFNSKKKKFTELNSPQKRGVCTRVGTMTPKKPNSALRKYARVRLSNNIEINAYIPGIGHNLQEHSVVLVRGGRVKDLPGVRYHIVRGALDTSGVDGRRQGRSLYGTKKPKN encoded by the coding sequence ATGCCAACTATTAACCAATTGGTACGTAAGCCAAGACAAAGTAAAAGCAAACAATCAGATTCACCAGCTTTAAATAGAGGTTTTAACAGTAAAAAGAAAAAATTTACTGAGTTAAACTCTCCACAAAAACGTGGTGTTTGTACTCGTGTCGGCACAATGACACCTAAAAAACCTAACTCAGCTTTACGTAAATATGCTCGTGTTCGTTTATCTAACAACATCGAAATTAATGCGTATATCCCTGGTATCGGTCATAACTTACAAGAACACAGTGTTGTACTTGTACGTGGTGGACGTGTAAAAGACTTACCTGGTGTGCGTTATCACATTGTTCGTGGTGCGCTAGATACTTCAGGCGTTGACGGACGTAGACAAGGTCGTTCATTATACGGAACTAAAAAACCTAAAAACTAA
- a CDS encoding GNAT family N-acetyltransferase, whose product MDKLSRLHFTTPRLIIRPLAKNDYEAWLKGFKDRLPAQYKHDKGQLDMSDATVTWFYDLVERQTMSAEQDDLYIWGIFDRNNNHLGMLDIKTLSRDNFQWAEIGYFMHNQYWRNGYCYEAVAELVFQAYETLKFHRIEAHVNIDNKPSIKLLEKVGFKFECLREGFIYEDGKWTDNYVYYINTHNNDLHGEA is encoded by the coding sequence ATGGATAAATTGTCACGGTTGCATTTTACTACACCGCGTCTTATCATAAGACCGTTAGCTAAAAATGACTATGAAGCTTGGTTAAAAGGTTTCAAAGATAGACTACCAGCACAATATAAGCATGATAAGGGTCAATTAGATATGTCGGATGCTACCGTTACTTGGTTTTATGACTTGGTTGAACGACAAACTATGTCTGCTGAACAAGATGATTTGTATATTTGGGGTATTTTTGACCGTAATAATAATCACTTAGGAATGTTAGATATAAAAACGCTTAGTAGGGATAATTTTCAATGGGCTGAGATCGGTTATTTTATGCATAACCAGTATTGGAGAAATGGTTATTGCTATGAAGCTGTAGCAGAATTAGTCTTTCAAGCTTATGAGACGTTAAAATTTCATAGAATCGAAGCACACGTTAACATTGATAATAAACCATCTATAAAATTATTAGAAAAGGTAGGTTTTAAATTTGAATGTTTACGTGAAGGTTTTATTTATGAAGATGGGAAATGGACTGACAACTATGTCTACTATATAAATACACATAATAATGACTTGCACGGGGAGGCGTAA
- a CDS encoding sigma 54-interacting transcriptional regulator — protein MDLIIIRGNSGSGKTTIAKALHNELGEDA, from the coding sequence ATGGATTTGATTATAATAAGAGGCAATTCTGGTAGTGGCAAAACTACAATCGCAAAGGCATTACATAATGAACTTGGTGAAGATGCGTGA
- a CDS encoding CoA transferase subunit A — MSKVIQDINEAFVDLKDGMTVLAGGFGLCGIPEYAIEAIRYKGTKGLTVVSNNCGVDDFGLGRLLEYQQIDKMISSYVGENKIFERQLINGELEVELTPQGTLAEQLRAGGAGIPAFYTKTGVGTLIAEGKETREFDGENYLMELAIKGDYGIVKAAKADEFGNLIFNKTARNFNPLCAMAAKTTVVEVEEIVEIGEIDPDDVHLSGVYVDYIYLGQNYEKRIEKRTVKEANHG, encoded by the coding sequence ATGTCAAAGGTTATTCAAGACATCAACGAGGCGTTTGTTGATTTAAAAGATGGGATGACCGTTTTAGCGGGTGGTTTTGGACTTTGTGGTATACCTGAGTATGCTATTGAAGCTATTCGATATAAAGGAACAAAAGGTTTAACAGTAGTTAGTAATAACTGTGGTGTAGATGATTTTGGACTTGGTAGACTGTTAGAATATCAACAAATTGATAAAATGATAAGCTCCTATGTTGGTGAAAATAAGATTTTTGAACGTCAACTCATTAACGGTGAGTTAGAAGTAGAGTTAACACCACAAGGTACTTTAGCTGAACAATTACGTGCAGGTGGTGCAGGTATTCCTGCATTTTATACTAAGACAGGTGTAGGTACACTAATTGCTGAAGGCAAAGAAACACGAGAATTTGATGGTGAAAATTATCTTATGGAACTTGCTATCAAGGGAGATTATGGAATCGTTAAAGCGGCTAAAGCAGACGAATTTGGTAATTTAATATTTAATAAAACAGCGCGTAACTTTAATCCTCTATGTGCAATGGCTGCTAAAACTACTGTTGTAGAGGTTGAAGAAATTGTAGAGATTGGGGAAATTGATCCTGACGATGTTCATTTATCAGGTGTGTATGTCGATTATATATATTTAGGACAGAATTACGAAAAACGCATTGAAAAACGTACAGTTAAGGAGGCTAATCATGGATAA
- the tuf gene encoding elongation factor Tu, which produces MAKEKFDRSKEHANIGTIGHVDHGKTTLTAAIATVLAKNGDTVAQSYDMIDNAPEEKERGITINTAHIEYQTSKRHYAHVDCPGHADYVKNMITGAAQMDGGILVVSAADGPMPQTREHILLSRNVGVPALVVFLNKVDMVDDEELLELVEMEVRDLLSEYDFPGDDIPVIAGSALKALEGDEEYEQKILDLMQAVDDFIPTPERDSDKPFMMPVEDVFSITGRGTVATGRVERGQIKVGEEVEIIGMQEESGKTTVTGVEMFRKLLDYAEAGDNIGALLRGVAREDIQRGQVLAAPGSITPHTKFKAEVYVLSKDEGGRHTPFFSNYRPQFYFRTTDVTGVVTLPEGTEMVMPGDNVEMDVELISPIAIEDGTRFSIREGGRTVGSGVVTQIEK; this is translated from the coding sequence ATGGCTAAAGAAAAATTCGATCGCTCAAAAGAACATGCCAATATTGGTACTATCGGTCACGTTGACCATGGTAAAACAACTTTAACAGCTGCTATCGCAACTGTATTAGCAAAAAATGGTGACACTGTAGCACAATCATACGACATGATTGACAACGCTCCAGAAGAAAAAGAACGTGGTATTACAATCAATACTGCTCACATTGAATATCAAACAAGCAAACGTCACTATGCTCACGTTGACTGCCCAGGACACGCTGACTATGTTAAAAACATGATTACTGGTGCTGCTCAAATGGACGGCGGTATCTTAGTAGTATCTGCTGCTGACGGTCCAATGCCACAAACTCGTGAACACATCTTATTATCACGTAACGTTGGCGTTCCAGCATTAGTTGTATTCTTAAACAAAGTTGACATGGTTGACGACGAAGAATTATTAGAATTAGTTGAAATGGAAGTACGTGACTTATTAAGCGAATATGACTTCCCTGGCGACGACATTCCGGTAATTGCTGGCTCTGCATTAAAAGCGCTTGAAGGCGACGAAGAATATGAACAAAAAATCTTAGACTTAATGCAAGCAGTTGATGACTTCATCCCAACTCCAGAACGTGACTCTGATAAACCATTCATGATGCCAGTTGAGGACGTATTCTCAATCACTGGTCGTGGTACTGTTGCTACAGGCCGTGTTGAACGTGGTCAAATCAAAGTCGGTGAAGAAGTTGAAATCATCGGTATGCAAGAAGAATCAGGTAAAACAACAGTTACAGGTGTAGAAATGTTCCGTAAATTATTAGACTATGCTGAAGCTGGTGACAACATTGGTGCTTTATTACGTGGTGTTGCACGTGAAGACATCCAACGTGGTCAAGTATTGGCTGCTCCTGGTTCAATTACACCACACACTAAATTTAAAGCAGAAGTTTATGTATTATCAAAAGACGAAGGTGGACGTCATACTCCATTCTTCAGTAACTATCGTCCACAATTCTATTTCCGTACTACTGACGTAACAGGTGTTGTTACTTTACCAGAAGGTACTGAAATGGTTATGCCTGGTGATAACGTTGAAATGGACGTTGAATTAATTTCACCAATCGCTATCGAAGACGGTACTCGTTTCTCAATTCGTGAAGGTGGCCGTACTGTAGGATCAGGCGTTGTTACTCAAATCGAAAAATAA
- the fusA gene encoding elongation factor G, whose translation MARDFTLEKTRNIGIMAHIDAGKTTTTERILYYTGRIHKIGETHEGASQMDWMEQEQDRGITITSAATTAQWDDHRVNIIDTPGHVDFTVEVERSLRVLDGAVTVLDAQSGVEPQTETVWRQATTYGVPRIVFVNKMDKLGANFDYSVSTIHDRLQANAQPIQLPIGAEDEFEAIIDLVEMKCYKYNNDLGTEIEEIEIPEDQQDRAEEARANLIEAVAETSDELMEKYLGDEEISIDELKAAIRKATTDVEFYPVLVGTAFKNKGVQLMLDAVIDYLPSPLDVKPIVGHRANNPDEEVIARPDDSAEFAALAFKVMTDPYVGKLTFFRVYSGTLTSGSYVKNSTKNKRERVGRLLQMHANSRQELDTVYSGDIAAAVGLKDTGTGDTLCGEKNDIILESMVFPEPVIHLSVEPKSKADQDKMTQALVKLQEEDPTFHAHTDEETGQVIIGGMGELHLDILVDRMKKEFNVECNVGAPMVSYRETFKQSAQVQGKFARQSGGRGQYGDVQIEFAPNETGGGFEFENAIVGGVVPREYIPSVEAGLKDAMENGVLAGYPLIDVKAKLFDGSYHDVDSSEMAFKIAASLALKEAAKKCDPVILEPITKVTIEMPEEYMGDIMGDVTARRGRVDGMEPRGNAQVVNAFVPLSEMFGYATSLRSNTQGRGTYTMYFDHYAEVPKSISDEIIKKNNGNKAD comes from the coding sequence ATGGCTAGAGATTTTACTTTAGAAAAAACTCGTAATATCGGTATCATGGCTCATATCGACGCTGGTAAAACAACTACGACAGAACGTATTCTTTACTATACTGGCCGTATCCACAAAATTGGTGAAACACATGAAGGTGCTTCACAAATGGACTGGATGGAGCAAGAGCAAGACCGTGGTATCACAATTACATCAGCTGCAACAACTGCACAATGGGATGACCACCGTGTAAACATTATCGATACTCCTGGACACGTAGACTTCACTGTAGAAGTTGAACGTTCATTACGTGTACTTGATGGTGCAGTTACAGTACTTGATGCGCAATCAGGTGTAGAACCTCAAACTGAAACAGTTTGGCGCCAGGCTACAACTTATGGTGTACCTCGTATCGTATTTGTTAACAAAATGGATAAATTAGGTGCAAACTTTGATTATTCTGTAAGTACAATTCACGATCGTTTACAAGCTAATGCTCAACCAATCCAACTACCAATTGGTGCAGAAGATGAGTTTGAAGCTATTATCGATTTAGTTGAAATGAAATGTTACAAATACAACAATGACTTAGGAACTGAGATTGAAGAAATCGAAATTCCTGAAGACCAACAAGACAGAGCTGAGGAAGCACGCGCTAACTTAATTGAAGCAGTTGCTGAAACAAGTGATGAATTGATGGAAAAATATCTTGGAGATGAAGAAATCTCTATAGATGAATTAAAAGCTGCTATCCGTAAAGCAACAACTGACGTAGAATTCTATCCAGTTCTTGTTGGTACAGCATTTAAAAACAAAGGTGTTCAATTAATGCTAGACGCAGTAATTGACTATTTACCATCTCCTTTAGATGTTAAACCAATCGTTGGACACCGCGCTAATAATCCAGATGAAGAAGTTATTGCAAGACCAGATGACAGTGCAGAATTTGCTGCATTAGCATTCAAGGTTATGACTGACCCTTACGTTGGTAAATTAACTTTCTTCCGTGTATATTCTGGTACTTTAACATCAGGTTCATACGTTAAAAACTCTACTAAAAACAAACGTGAACGTGTTGGTCGTTTATTACAAATGCATGCCAACTCACGTCAAGAGTTAGACACTGTATATTCTGGAGATATCGCTGCTGCGGTAGGTCTTAAAGATACAGGTACTGGTGACACTTTATGTGGTGAGAAAAATGACATTATCTTGGAATCAATGGTATTCCCAGAGCCTGTTATTCACTTATCAGTTGAACCAAAATCTAAAGCTGACCAAGATAAAATGACTCAAGCTTTAGTTAAATTGCAAGAAGAAGACCCTACATTCCATGCACACACAGATGAAGAAACAGGACAAGTTATCATCGGTGGTATGGGTGAGCTTCACTTAGACATCTTAGTTGACCGTATGAAAAAAGAATTTAACGTTGAATGTAACGTAGGTGCGCCAATGGTTTCTTACCGTGAAACATTTAAGCAAAGCGCACAAGTTCAAGGTAAATTTGCGCGTCAATCAGGTGGTCGTGGACAATACGGTGACGTTCAAATCGAATTCGCTCCAAACGAAACTGGCGGTGGGTTTGAATTTGAAAATGCTATCGTTGGTGGTGTAGTTCCTCGTGAATACATTCCATCTGTAGAAGCTGGTCTTAAAGATGCAATGGAAAACGGTGTATTAGCTGGTTACCCATTAATCGATGTTAAAGCTAAATTATTTGATGGTTCATATCATGATGTCGATTCATCAGAAATGGCCTTCAAAATCGCTGCATCATTAGCACTTAAAGAAGCTGCTAAAAAATGTGATCCAGTTATCTTAGAACCAATTACAAAAGTTACAATCGAAATGCCTGAAGAATACATGGGTGATATCATGGGTGACGTAACAGCTCGTCGTGGACGTGTTGATGGTATGGAACCTCGTGGTAATGCACAAGTTGTTAACGCCTTTGTACCACTTTCAGAAATGTTCGGTTATGCAACTTCATTACGTTCTAACACTCAAGGTCGCGGTACTTACACTATGTATTTTGACCACTATGCTGAAGTTCCTAAATCAATTTCTGATGAAATTATCAAGAAAAACAATGGTAACAAAGCTGATTAA
- a CDS encoding ribosomal L7Ae/L30e/S12e/Gadd45 family protein, with translation MSNEKVARFNKQHYVIGLKQTLKALKKDQVTSLIIAQDVQVYLLTRVLSQINLQAMPITFFSSKEALGEYVGINVSATIVALLK, from the coding sequence ATGTCTAATGAAAAAGTTGCACGCTTTAACAAACAACACTATGTTATTGGTCTCAAACAGACGCTAAAAGCTCTGAAGAAAGATCAAGTGACATCATTGATTATTGCTCAAGACGTACAAGTTTATTTACTTACTCGCGTGTTAAGCCAAATCAATCTACAAGCAATGCCTATTACTTTTTTTAGTAGCAAAGAAGCACTTGGAGAGTATGTAGGTATTAATGTTAGTGCTACTATCGTAGCATTATTGAAATGA
- a CDS encoding GNAT family N-acetyltransferase, translating to MAEFRELTMGDEELYCNYMEEWLDNDEHIVPTVTNIAKYDNFEDLVHKLEDNKSHDQKIDNTTLFLIGEEIIGAANIRHNLNDALKKHGGHIGYGVSKKYRQQGYGTKILKKSLDYLSRIGVQEALITCDDGNKASATVILNNGGEEIESYQHEDGTIIRRFMIEIA from the coding sequence ATGGCAGAATTTAGAGAATTAACGATGGGTGATGAAGAGTTGTACTGTAATTATATGGAAGAGTGGTTAGATAATGATGAACATATCGTGCCAACAGTTACTAACATTGCAAAGTATGACAATTTTGAAGACTTAGTGCATAAATTAGAAGATAATAAGTCACACGACCAAAAAATTGATAATACAACACTATTTTTAATTGGCGAAGAAATTATTGGCGCTGCCAATATACGTCACAATTTAAATGACGCATTGAAAAAACACGGTGGCCATATAGGTTATGGTGTAAGTAAAAAATATCGTCAACAAGGATATGGCACAAAAATTCTTAAAAAGTCATTAGATTACCTGTCTAGAATAGGTGTTCAAGAAGCATTAATTACTTGTGATGATGGTAATAAAGCTTCGGCAACTGTAATTTTAAATAACGGTGGCGAAGAAATTGAATCATATCAACATGAAGATGGTACCATTATACGTAGATTTATGATAGAAATCGCATAA
- the rpsG gene encoding 30S ribosomal protein S7 — MPRKGSVPKRDVLPDPIHNSKLVTKLINKIMLDGKRGTAQGILYSAFELVQERSGRDALEVFEEAIENIMPVLEVKARRVGGSNYQVPVEVRPERRTTLGLRWLVNYARLRGEKTMEERLANEILDAANNSGGAVKKREDTHKMAEANKAFAHYRW; from the coding sequence ATGCCTCGTAAAGGATCAGTCCCAAAAAGAGACGTATTACCAGATCCAATTCATAACTCAAAATTAGTTACGAAATTGATTAACAAAATTATGTTAGATGGTAAACGTGGAACAGCTCAAGGAATTCTTTATTCTGCATTTGAACTAGTACAAGAACGTAGTGGTAGAGATGCATTAGAAGTATTCGAAGAAGCTATCGAAAATATTATGCCAGTTTTAGAAGTTAAAGCTCGTCGTGTTGGTGGTTCAAACTATCAAGTACCTGTAGAAGTACGTCCAGAACGTCGTACTACTCTTGGATTACGTTGGTTAGTTAACTATGCACGTCTTCGTGGTGAAAAAACTATGGAAGAGCGTTTAGCTAATGAAATCTTAGATGCAGCTAACAATTCAGGTGGCGCAGTTAAGAAACGTGAAGACACTCACAAAATGGCTGAAGCAAACAAAGCATTTGCCCACTATCGTTGGTAA